A genomic segment from Antedon mediterranea chromosome 6, ecAntMedi1.1, whole genome shotgun sequence encodes:
- the LOC140052220 gene encoding polypyrimidine tract-binding protein 3-like isoform X3 — MFLVTDPMGMGQPVYAIASNSLPPQSALQLSHQMSRKRSLRGSDELLNQTSSDCVTTNVIPPSNHSDCVSSIANDAKKVKRDKPVVSKVVHIRNLDDSTTEADVIGLGMPFAKPTKVLILKGKRQAFLEMPDENSAATMVNYYTHVSVTIRGRPVYVQYSNHKEVTTDKINAQQNAAAQAALQAAQSLLPTFPGATAKAVEGGGENTVLRVIVDNMLYPVTLDILHQIFSKFGQILRIVTFTKNTQFQALIQFQDKIAAQAARYSLDGQNVYNGCCTLRIDYSKMTTLQVKYNNDKSRDYTKMDLPSGETMGMPSHDHAMYGLPSATGLIPSPLSMAGTTAFAAATAATNPHFAGFPGLAGIPGIPAQTVPGLLPSFPHHHHHHHNPVLGGMRFPNMHSANSGSSVLLVSNLNPDRVTPDALFTLFGVYGDVHRVKILYEKRDSALIQLADSNQSHLAMSHLNSLKLYDKPMRVALSKHQQVSLPKEGQQDAGLTKDFTNSPLHRFKKPGSKNYQNIYPPNQVLHLSNIPASVTEDELKTAFNQHGTVCGFKFFPKDRKMALIQLNNLEESVEALVAMHNYPLGDNQHLRVSFSKANI; from the exons AGAGGGTCTGATGAGCTCCTAAATCAGACATCTAGCGATTGCGTCACTACTAACGTCATACCACCATCAAACCACTCTGACTGTGTCTCGTCTATTGCCAATGATGCTAAGAAG GTAAAACGAGATAAGCCTGTGGTATCAAAAGTGGTACACATCAGAAACTTAGATGATAGTACAACAGAAGCAGACGTAATAGGTCTTGGCATGCCCTTTGCCAAACCTACAAAGGTGCTTATTTTAAAGGGTAAACGACAG GCTTTTCTTGAGATGCCTGATGAAAACTCAGCAGCCACAATGGTAAACTACTACACACATGTATCTGTAACGATTCGTGGTAGACCAGTTTATGTACAGTACTCTAATCACAAGGAGGTTACCACTGATAAAATCAACGCACAACAG AATGCTGCAGCACAGGCAGCCTTACAAGCTGCGCAATCGTTGCTGCCAACGTTCCCGGGAGCAACAGCAAAGGCGGTAGAAGGCGGCGGAGAAAACACGGTACTCCGAGTCATCGTGGACAATATGCTCTACCCAGTTACGTTGGATATTCTTCATCAAATCTTCAGCAAATTCGGCCAGATTCTCAGAATTGTTACATTCACAAAAAACA CACAATTTCAAGCACTGATTCAATTTCAAGACAAAATAGCAGCACAAGCCGCAAGATAT TCTTTAGATGGTCAAAATGTATACAATGGATGCTGCACATTAAGGATTGATTACTCCAAAATGACAACGCTACAAGTGAAATATAACAACGATAAAAGTAGAGATTATACCAAGATGGACCTTCCATCGGGGGAGACGATGGGTATGCCATCACATGACCACGCTATGTACG GCTTACCTAGTGCAACTGGTCTCATCCCATCTCCATTATCAATGGCTGGAACCACTGCTTTTGCTGCTGCCACAGCTGCTACAAACCCACACTTTGCTGGCTTCCCTGGTCTTGCTGGAATACCGGGCATACCTGCCCAGACAg TACCCGGTTTGCTACCTTCATTCCcgcaccatcatcatcatcatcataaccCTGTTCTTGGTGGAATGCGATTCCCCAACATGCACAGCGCCAATAGCGGCAGCAGTGTTCTTCTTGTTAGTAACCTGAACCCAGAC CGAGTTACGCCTGATGCTCTCTTTACCCTTTTTG GTGTATATGGGGACGTACATAGGGTGAAAATCTTGTATGAAAAGCGAGACAGCGCTCTGATTCAGTTGGCCGATTCAAACCAGTCTCACCTTG CGATGTCACATTTGAATAGTTTGAAGTTATACGATAAACCAATGCGAGTGGCGTTATCAAAACATCAACAAGTATCATTACCTAAAGAAGGACAGCAG GATGCTGGACTGACAAAAGATTTCACAAATTCACCTCTTCATCGTTTCAAAAAACCAGGATCAAAAAATTACCAGAATATTTACCCACCTAACCAAGTTCTCCATCTTTCAAACATTCC AGCATCAGTAACAGAAGACGAGCTAAAGACAGCATTTAACCAACATGGTACTGTGTGTGGTTTTAAATTTTTCCC TAAGGATCGTAAGATGGCCTTAATTCAGCTGAACAATCTAGAGGAATCTGTAGAGGCTCTTGTA GCAATGCATAACTATCCCCTTGGAGACAATCAACATCTTAGAGTGTCATTTTCAAAAGCCAACATCTAA